The Cyclobacterium amurskyense genome contains the following window.
TTTTTGGGCCTAAGGGAATTCAAAATTTCAATGATAGAAGCACTGATTTTTTGGTGCAGGATGAAGACAATTTTATACATCTTATAAGTGGTGAAGGGGAGCGGGTATTTTCTCAGAGAATTCCAAGTGCTGTTTTAAGTGAGGTTCACCAAATTGATTATTTTAAAAATGGTAAACTTCAGCTGGTTTTTGCTACAAGGGACTTTATTTATGCCCTTGATAGGTATGGGAATTTATTACCTGAATATCCCATTCCTTTTGTAGAGGACAAAGAAATCGCCTTTTTAAATGTATTGGATTATGACAACAATCGAAGTTACAGGTATTTTGTAGCAGACACGGAGGGAGACTTGTATCTTTATGATCAGAAAGGCAATTTGCTGGAAGGCTGGTCACCAAATACCAACAGTGCTGGGCCTTTAAGTTATATGCCAGGTCATCACCGTGAACCCGGATTGGGCGATTTTATGGTCAGTCTTCACAACAATGGTAAACTAAACCTGTTTAACCGCAAAGGGGAGTCGAAAGTAGGTGGTGGCATTCTACTTGGGGATGGCATTTCCACAGCTTATGCCATTGAAGAAAGCAAGAACAAAGAGCCTTCCAAGCTCGTGACAGTCAATGAGGCTGGAGAGGTGATAAATGTGAACTTCAAAGGTGAGCTTACTTATAGAAATCAATTGCTTAGACCCGATACAGATACCAAGTTTAATTTGGTCAACGATCAGAATAAATCTGATTACGTTTGGGTTATAGAGGAGTACAATAAGCTTAAAGTGCTCAAACCAAATGAACAGGTGTTTTTTGAGATGAGTATTCCCTCAAGCGCTTTAGAATACAAGTATTTTTCCTTTGGTGATGGGAATAAAATTTTCGCAGTATTGGATAAAGTTCAGGATTTTGCCTATTTGTACAATGGGAAAGGTCAACTGATCAATCAAAAACCAATCAGTATTAGTCAAAGTCTTTGGATCAACTTTTCGGGAAGTGAAAATGAATATACGCTTGTAACAGTATATGGGGACAAGCTTTATGAGTATAAGATACCATTATAAATTAATGAAGAAGGAAATTTTAATAAGTGAGGGGTATAATTAATTATGGATAATTGCATGCGAAATAGATTAGTAATAGGCTTTTTAGTTTTTTTTGGGTTTTTGTTTTCTGTTCAAGCGCAAGTTTTTGATTCCAGATCATTGATTCTTGAAGACACCACAGATCACAATAATTTCAGCTCTCCCTATCACACGACCTATACTTTTTTCTATAACCTGAATGAACCAAATTATAATCCTGAAATTGCTGCCAAGGCATTGAATATGCAGGGAAGTGAAGGGCAGGACGCAGCTGCCCTAGCTGTAAAACTGAAGCAGGTTTTTGATGGTAAAGGTGTTTTTGTTCGGATGAACACTGTGCCTAATTCTGCCGACTTTATAGATTCTGTTAGGAATGGTCAGCAAGTGTATGTTTTTGATGAGCTAATGCTTCCTGCCGTTTATCTGGAGAAAGTCGGAGATCGTTGGAAGTTTTCTTCGGCCACTGTTAAAAATATAAAAGCATTACACCAAGAAACCTATCCCTTGGGGACAGCTAAATTGCTTGATATATTGCCTAGAATAGGTAGCCAAAGTTATTTTGGTCTTTACTTATGGCAGTTAACAGGTATTTTCTTTTTAGTCTTGATGGTTTTTACAAGCCATAAACTTTTCACTCTACTGATCGATAGGCTTTTTTATTACTTCCTCATCAAATCCGGTTATGGACAAATTGCGAAGCAGTACCTCCTTCCAGTGGCTAGAATAATAAGTATTTACATTATAATTTTGCTCTTGGCTATTTTTATTCGGGTTTTACAACTTCCGATTAGTGTGGCCTCTTGGGTTACCATACTCCTGAATGCCGCAGAACCTTTTATCGTTACGGTCATCTTTTATAAGTTGGTGGATGTGCTTTCAGCCTATATGGGAAGGATGGCTGATAAAACCACTTCTACCTTAGATGACCAATTGGTGCCTTTGGTCCGGAAGACCCTCAAGACTTTTGTAATTGTAATAGGTTCTCTATTTATATTAAAATACGGATTACGTATAGATATTGTCCCTTTCCTTACAGGTTTGTCTATTGGTGGTCTTGCCTTTGCTTTGGCGGCACAAGATACCATCAAAAATTTCTTTGGCTCCGTTATGATTTTTATAGACAAACCATTTCAGGTAGGTGATTGGATCACTAGTGGGGAAGTAGATGGGACAGTAGAGGAAGTAGGCTTTCGTTCAACCAGGGTCAGGACTTTTAGAAACTCATTGGTTTATATCCCGAATGGTAAAATTGCTGATGCCACTGTTGATAACCATGGACTTAGAAAATATCGGAGGTTTTATACCAATATTACCATTACCTATGATACTCCTCCGGAGTTGATTGAGGTTTACTTAAGTGGCTTACGTAAAATTGTTCAAAATCACCCTAAAACTAGAAAAGACTATTACAATATTTATTTGAACAATCTTTCAGCTTATAGTTTGGACATTATGTTTTATGTCTTTTTTAAGGTGCCTTCTTGGCCGGAAGAACTAAAGGCAAGAGAGGATTTGATTCTATCAGCGATACGACTTGCCAATGAATTAGGGGTTAGGTTTGCTTTTCCAACGCAAACTTTACATATGGAAACCTTCCCCGAGAAAAAAGGGCTGATGCCTGTTTATGAAGATGACAAGGCTGCCTATCAAAAGCGTCTGGATGCTTTTATTAAAACCGAGAAAGGGGAGGAATAAATGGAGATGCTTACCATGCAATTATATGGCCAGTCTACCCTTATTACATTAACTACAGGATGATAATTTTTCCTTTAAATAGGATTTATTACAATGAAATTTTAACAAGAAAATTGCTTTCACTTTCCTCTTTATTGACTAATCCAAAGAAAGGGCTATCTTTTGCTATGAAATTGATTAATTCATGTTTAGTGATAACAGTGAAAAAGCAATTCTCTGATGGATTAACGGTAGAAAAATAGGGAAGATAGGGAATAATTAAGCAACTGTCAGTGAGATATAGGCTTATACCTTTGGCAATAATTTTCTTATTGTCCTTATCGTAAATACAAACAAAACCTTGTTGTTTTTCGTCGAAAGAACTGAAAATGGAATAGTTGATTGACTCTAACCATTTCCCTCTAAAGCCGGAATAACCCTTGTAAAGCTTATTTATTCTTTTGAAATCCACATCTTGAGATTTAAACAAATTACTATTTTGCCTTACTAATTTTTCATTGAAATCATAAGGGAGTGGGTTAGGAGAGTAGTTTAGTTGAAACCGTGCAGTAAATTGTCCCGATTTACTTATGTTATAAATTGTGTTGTCATAATTCTGTGAAAATAGGTATTCATCTCCAACCTTTCCAAATGGAGCGGTTGGAGTTGAAATTAGAGCCCCTCTAAAAACTTCATCAAAATGGAAAGCTGCATTTTCAATTTTAAAGGTCTCATCGAAAATACCGACTTTAAAGTACTCATTATGATGGGAAGAATTGAAACCACCATAGGTTATGTATTTATTTTCAATCTTTTGGATTGCAGTTAATGAAAGACGATCCTCACCCTTAAAACTTTTTTTTGGCATATAATTTTCATCAAAAATCAATATTCGATTTAGTGAAGAATCAAAAATTTCGAGATTACCTTTATTATTAATCCAAAAGTCTGTGATCGTGGAAACTTCATTTGGACCGTTGCCAGTCGGAACAATGCTTTTGTACAATTCTCCTTCAGTATTGTAAATATGAATTCGATTGCTACCATACCTATCTAAAACAATCAAAAAATTGTCATGGAATTCCACCTTCCAAACTTCAGAGATATAATCTCCTTCATTAGATTTTAAAGGGGTAATTTCTAATTTTTTTATTATGGTGGATACATCGATGGAGTCTAGTACTTTGGAAGTATCTATTATTATTGGGATGCCAGAAAGTGGTTTTTCGCTAGTGTTTTTAATATTATTGTTGCAACACTGAAATAATAAAAATGAGCCTATGATTGATAAGAAAATTTTATATGAATTCATTAAATCTACAATTAAGTACTATTTATTTTTTTTTACTGATAATATCTCAAATAACGATATGAAGAAATCTATCCCAAATCCACGGGTTTAGGGAAAAAATTGGAAAGTCACCTAGTGAAGAAAGTATTAAAATTATCTGTAAAAATAAAATAGAACTATGGGTTTAATAATGTTCAGGATGAATGTTCCTTGCAAGTATGAAATTACTGTTTAATTAGTCAATTTTCGAAGTTGTCGACCTCATTTTAATAACTATGGTTTGATTTTTGAACCTGTTATTCCAAATGAATTTTTAGCTAAATCGAAGAATTATGGAATTTGAAAATAAAGTTGCAGTAATTACTGGTGCCAGTAGTGGTATTGGCAAAGCAATAGCTACCACGCTTTCCGAAAATGAATGTACGGTCATTTTGGCAAGTAGAAGCATTGAAAAGTTAAAAAATATCCAAGCAAAATTGCCTCATGAAAGCATGGCGGTGGAAATGGATGTAAGTGATAGTCAAAGTGTGTCCCAGGGTTTTAAGAAAATAAAAGACAAATACAGTCGTATTGATATCTTGGTAAATGCTGCCGGTGTAATGCCTTTGAGCTATATGAAGAACAGGCACCTTGAGGAATGGTTGCAAACCATAGATGTAAATGTGAAGGGAGTGCTTCGCTGTATTTATGAAGTATTGCCGGAAATGAAGCGCCAAAAGTCCGGACATATTGTAAACATTACATCCGTGGATGGAAAAGAGTTGTATCAGGGAGGTGCCGTATATGGTGCGTCAAAAGCTGGGCTTATTGCCCTGTCAAGAGCCATGCGAATGGAGTTGTCTCCGGAATTTAATATTCGAGTGGCCTCTATTGAGCCGGGAACTGTAGCCACGAATCTAAGAAATGATATTACCGACAAAGAATTGCTGGAGGACAAAGATTATGGGGGAGATGAGGCCAAGCTTCAACCGGAAGACATTGCTCAGGCTGTGTTATATGTCTTAAATCAGCCAGACACAGTCAATGTTAATGAATTATTGATCAAACCTACCGGGAAAGCCTAGACTTCCTTTTTATCCTATTTCAATGCTATTGCTTATAAGCTGGGCAATTTCTGCTGTTCTCCATTTCCAAAACTTTTATTATTTAGGGTGTGTCTTTCTTTGTTTCAGGGGAATGGATTATTAATAGTCGTTTAAATGGGTTGATAATAATATTTCTTTTACTTATACTTACTAAATTAATAAGTTAGCCTAAAAACGCATTAATTATAGGCATAAAATCCTTGGCTTCGGCAGCACCCTATAAATTTATCCTTGATCTTTAATGCTGAATATGGTAAGAAGTGAAAGAACGATAAAAACAGATGAATGAATAATTGTATTCGAGTTGTATTGCTGTTGTTTGTTTCCTCATTGTTCTCCTGCAGCAATAAGAAGGATGTAATTATTCCTGAATTAAAAAGCATAACAGAAAGTGTCTATGCATCAGGCTTTATAAAGAGTGAAAATCAATATGAAGTTCAGGGAAAGGTAAATGGTCCTATTAAAAAGGTATTTGTAGAGGAAGGCTCTTTGGTAAAAAAGGGGGATCCTATTTTTCAATTGGACAATGAAAACACAAAAATTGCTACTGAAAATGCGAGGCTTGCATCGGTGGCCGCTGATTTTTCGGTTAACGAAAATAAATTGCTTGATGCAGAAAATGCCATAGCTTTTGCAAAAAAGAAATTGACCAATGACTCCATTTTGTATCTGCGACAAAAAAAGCTGTGGAGCAAAAGTATTGGGACTAAAGTGACTTTAGAAAAAAGGCTATTGGACTATGAAAATGCAAAATTGAACCTAGCAACTGCCCACACCAATTATGAGGAGGTCAAGAGGCAACTTGAACTACAGTCCGAACAAAGCAAAAATAATTTAGAGATCGCGAAATTATTGGAAAATGATTATGTCATTAAAAGTGAGGTAGATGGACGGGTTTATAAGGTAAATAGAGAAGAGGGGGACCTAATCAATGGTTCAGAGGCAGCGGCTGTGATTGGGGGTGCTGATTTTTTAATTGAACTGAATATTGATGAATTTGATAGAGTAAAAGTGAATAAAGGTCAGCGGGTTTTTATTAGAATGGATAGCTACCAGTCTCAAGTTTTCGAAGCTGAGATAATTTCCATTGATCCAATGATGAATTCAAGTACAAGGTCTTTTCAGGCAGAGGCGAAGTTTATCAAAAGGCCTGCCCAACTTTTTCCCAACCTGACAGTAGAGGCCAGTATTTTAATCCAAACCAAAGAAAAGGTTTTAACCATCCCAAGAAATTATTTATTCAATGACTCTTCTGTGATACTGGAAGGGGGTGAAGTCCGGACGGTTTCAACAGGCCTAATGGATTATGATTTGGTAGAAATTAAAAATGGTATTGATGGAAATACAAGGATAGAATTGCCGGAATAATGAAGGTCAAACACATCACAGAGATTTCCGGAGCCTTGATGAGAGCCAGATGGAAGCAGACATTTGTTGCTGCTGTGGGGGTGACTTTCAGCATAGCTTTGTTTATTTCCTTATTGGGTTTTATGGAGGGTTTAAACCAACTATTGGATGGGATAGTGTTGAATAGAACCCCACATATAAGACTTTACAATGATATCCTTCCTTCCAAAATACAACCTATTGAGTTGAGTGAAGATTTCAAAGACCATTATAACTTTATAAGCTCAGTAAAACCTACCAATTCGCGAAAAGAAATATACAATGCTCCCCAAATAATCAATAAGCTTTCTATGGATAACAGGGTATTGGGAGTGGCCCCCAAAGTAACTGCTCAAGTTTTCTATAACTTAGGCAATATAGATTTGAATGGGATAATAAATGGGATAGATCCCGCGAAGGAAGCAGCTTATTTTTCCTTCAATGATTATGTCTTTGCTGGAAATTCTTTGGACCTCAATCATGTAAACAATAACATAATTTTGGGTCAAGGAGCTGCCAATACCATGCGGGCTAAGGTTGGTGATATTGTCACGGTCACAAGCACAGAAGGAGAGCAGTTTTCCTTAAAAGTCATTGGGTTTTTTCAGTCTGGTATCTCTGAGATAGACAAAGTGCAGAGTTTTGCCAGCTTGTCAACTACTCAGAAAATACTTGGTGAAAATAATAATTACATCAGTGACATTCAAGTAAAACTAAAGGACCTAAACCGGGCGCCGGCAATTGCCAAAGAATATGAGCACTTCTTTAAAATTGATGCAGAGGATATTCAAACGGCCAATGCTCAGTTTGAAACCGGAAGCGGAGTGCGGTCTATTATTTCCTACGCTGTAGGGATTACCTTATTGATAGTATCGGGATTTGGTATATATAATATTCTTAATATGCTTATATATGAAAAAATGGATACCATTGCCATACTTAAGGCTACGGGGTTTGCCGGTAATGATGTTAAGAAGATTTTCATTTCAATCTCTTTGAGTATTGGTGTTGTTGGCGGATTTGCAGGTGTGCTTTTTGGTTTCATGCTTTCCTTAACCATAGATGCCATCCCCTTTGACTCTCCAACCATGCCGACGGTAACTACTTATCCGATTGATTATGGTATTCAATATTATTCCATAGCCGCAATATTCGCTTTGGTGACTACTTTTTTGGCTGGCTGGTTCCCTGCCAAAAAAGCAAGTAAGGTTGACCCTGTAGTCATTATTAGAGGGAAATAAATGGAAAACAATATTATTTTAGAGGCCAAGTCCATCAGCAAATCATTTTTAAACCCCGTAAAAGTTGATGTTTTGAAAGATGTTTCATTCAGCCTTTCCAGAGGGGAGTATGCTTCTATTATTGGTAAATCAG
Protein-coding sequences here:
- a CDS encoding mechanosensitive ion channel family protein; this encodes MRNRLVIGFLVFFGFLFSVQAQVFDSRSLILEDTTDHNNFSSPYHTTYTFFYNLNEPNYNPEIAAKALNMQGSEGQDAAALAVKLKQVFDGKGVFVRMNTVPNSADFIDSVRNGQQVYVFDELMLPAVYLEKVGDRWKFSSATVKNIKALHQETYPLGTAKLLDILPRIGSQSYFGLYLWQLTGIFFLVLMVFTSHKLFTLLIDRLFYYFLIKSGYGQIAKQYLLPVARIISIYIIILLLAIFIRVLQLPISVASWVTILLNAAEPFIVTVIFYKLVDVLSAYMGRMADKTTSTLDDQLVPLVRKTLKTFVIVIGSLFILKYGLRIDIVPFLTGLSIGGLAFALAAQDTIKNFFGSVMIFIDKPFQVGDWITSGEVDGTVEEVGFRSTRVRTFRNSLVYIPNGKIADATVDNHGLRKYRRFYTNITITYDTPPELIEVYLSGLRKIVQNHPKTRKDYYNIYLNNLSAYSLDIMFYVFFKVPSWPEELKAREDLILSAIRLANELGVRFAFPTQTLHMETFPEKKGLMPVYEDDKAAYQKRLDAFIKTEKGEE
- a CDS encoding 6-bladed beta-propeller; this translates as MNSYKIFLSIIGSFLLFQCCNNNIKNTSEKPLSGIPIIIDTSKVLDSIDVSTIIKKLEITPLKSNEGDYISEVWKVEFHDNFLIVLDRYGSNRIHIYNTEGELYKSIVPTGNGPNEVSTITDFWINNKGNLEIFDSSLNRILIFDENYMPKKSFKGEDRLSLTAIQKIENKYITYGGFNSSHHNEYFKVGIFDETFKIENAAFHFDEVFRGALISTPTAPFGKVGDEYLFSQNYDNTIYNISKSGQFTARFQLNYSPNPLPYDFNEKLVRQNSNLFKSQDVDFKRINKLYKGYSGFRGKWLESINYSIFSSFDEKQQGFVCIYDKDNKKIIAKGISLYLTDSCLIIPYLPYFSTVNPSENCFFTVITKHELINFIAKDSPFFGLVNKEESESNFLVKISL
- a CDS encoding SDR family oxidoreductase, with the protein product MEFENKVAVITGASSGIGKAIATTLSENECTVILASRSIEKLKNIQAKLPHESMAVEMDVSDSQSVSQGFKKIKDKYSRIDILVNAAGVMPLSYMKNRHLEEWLQTIDVNVKGVLRCIYEVLPEMKRQKSGHIVNITSVDGKELYQGGAVYGASKAGLIALSRAMRMELSPEFNIRVASIEPGTVATNLRNDITDKELLEDKDYGGDEAKLQPEDIAQAVLYVLNQPDTVNVNELLIKPTGKA
- a CDS encoding efflux RND transporter periplasmic adaptor subunit encodes the protein MNNCIRVVLLLFVSSLFSCSNKKDVIIPELKSITESVYASGFIKSENQYEVQGKVNGPIKKVFVEEGSLVKKGDPIFQLDNENTKIATENARLASVAADFSVNENKLLDAENAIAFAKKKLTNDSILYLRQKKLWSKSIGTKVTLEKRLLDYENAKLNLATAHTNYEEVKRQLELQSEQSKNNLEIAKLLENDYVIKSEVDGRVYKVNREEGDLINGSEAAAVIGGADFLIELNIDEFDRVKVNKGQRVFIRMDSYQSQVFEAEIISIDPMMNSSTRSFQAEAKFIKRPAQLFPNLTVEASILIQTKEKVLTIPRNYLFNDSSVILEGGEVRTVSTGLMDYDLVEIKNGIDGNTRIELPE
- a CDS encoding ABC transporter permease translates to MKVKHITEISGALMRARWKQTFVAAVGVTFSIALFISLLGFMEGLNQLLDGIVLNRTPHIRLYNDILPSKIQPIELSEDFKDHYNFISSVKPTNSRKEIYNAPQIINKLSMDNRVLGVAPKVTAQVFYNLGNIDLNGIINGIDPAKEAAYFSFNDYVFAGNSLDLNHVNNNIILGQGAANTMRAKVGDIVTVTSTEGEQFSLKVIGFFQSGISEIDKVQSFASLSTTQKILGENNNYISDIQVKLKDLNRAPAIAKEYEHFFKIDAEDIQTANAQFETGSGVRSIISYAVGITLLIVSGFGIYNILNMLIYEKMDTIAILKATGFAGNDVKKIFISISLSIGVVGGFAGVLFGFMLSLTIDAIPFDSPTMPTVTTYPIDYGIQYYSIAAIFALVTTFLAGWFPAKKASKVDPVVIIRGK